The proteins below come from a single Corylus avellana chromosome ca3, CavTom2PMs-1.0 genomic window:
- the LOC132173873 gene encoding glutamate--cysteine ligase, chloroplastic-like, translated as MALISQTSQSYCTHAEVLRYKAGNNVIFSKINNVEASKMKEPRAGFLFSSCNSAKKAQIMHIDGPGVGCKRGHQVIVAASPPTEDSVIATEPLTKEDLVSYLASGCKPKEKWRIGTEHEKFGFELGTLRPMTYEQIAELLNGIAERFDWDKVMEGDKIIGLKQGKQSISLEPGGQFELSGAPVETLHQTCAEVNSHLYQVKAVTEEMGIGFLGIGFQPKWGLKDIPVMPKGRYEIMKNYMPKVGSLGLDMMFRTCTVQVNLDFFSEVDMIRKFRAGLALQPIATALFANSPFTEGKPNGYLSKRSHIWTDTDNNRAGMLPFVFDDSFGFEQYVDYALNVPMYFVYRQKKYIDCTGMTFRDFLAGKLPCIPGELPTLNDWENHLTTIFPEVRLKRYLEMRGADGGPWRRLCALPAFWVGLLYDEVSLQKVLDMTADWTAEERQMLRNKVPKTGLKTPFRDGLLRHVAEDVVQLAKDGLERRGFKESGFLNEVTEVVRTGVTPAEKLLELYNGKWGQSVDPVFEELLY; from the exons ATGGCACTCATTTCCCAGACAAGTCAATCATATTGCACCCACGCTGAAGTGTTAAGATATAAAGCTGGGAACAATGTGATATTTAGCAAGATAAACAATGTGGAGGCATCAAAAATGAAGGAACCTCGTGCTGGTTTCTTGTTTTCATCGTGTAATTCTGCCAAAAAGGCACAGATTATGCACATAGATGGCCCTGGAGTTGGATGTAAACGAGGTCATCAAGTGATTGTTGCTGCAAGCCCTCCTACTGAGGATTCTGTAATTGCTACAGAGCCATTGACGAAAGAGGATCTTGTATCATACCTTGCCTCTGGATGCAAGCCTAAAGAAAAATGGAG AATAGGAACAGAACATGAGAAGTTTGGTTTTGAGCTTGGAACTCTACGTCCTATGACGTATGAACAAATTGCAGAGTTGCTGAATGGGATTGCTGAGAGATTTGATTGGGATAAAGTAATGGAAGGTGACAAAATTATAGGACTCAAACAG GGAAAGCAAAGCATATCATTGGAGCCTGGGGGTCAGTTTGAGCTTAGTGGTGCACCTGTTGAAACCTTGCATCAAACTTGTGCCGAGGTTAACTCACACCTTTATCAG GTTAAAGCTGTTACAGAGGAAATGGGAATCGGATTTCTAGGAATTGGTTTCCAGCCTAAGTGGGGACTTAAAGACATACCTGTAATGCCCAAG GGAAGATACGAGATCATGAAGAATTACATGCCCAAAGTTGGCTCGCTAGGACTTGATATGATGTTTAGGACATGCACTGTACAG GTTAATCTGGACTTCTTTTCTGAAGTTGACATGATCAGGAAATTTCGTGCTGGTCTTGCTTTGCAGCCT ATAGCAACAGCTCTATTTGCAAATTCACCTTTCACTGAGGGAAAGCCAAATGGTTATCTCAGCAAGAGGAG ccACATTTGGACTGATACTGATAACAATCGTGCCGGCAtgcttccttttgtttttgatgacTCCTTTGG GTTTGAGCAGTATGTTGATTACGCTCTCAATGTTCCAATGTATTTCGTTTATCGGCAAAAGAAGTATATTGACTGTACTGGAATGACTTTCCGG GACTTTTTGGCTGGGAAACTTCCTTGTATCCCAGGTGAATTGCCAACTCTCAATGATTGGGAGAATCATTTGACAACAATATTTCCCGAG GTCAGGCTGAAGAGATACTTGGAGATGAGGGGAGCTGATGGAGGACCTTGGAGGAGGTTATGTGCTTTGCCTGCATTTTGG GTTGGTTTATTATATGATGAGGTTTCACTGCAAAAAGTTCTAGACATGACAGCCGATTGGACTGCAGAAGAAAGACAGATGCTAAGGAATAag GTTCCAAAGACTGGTCTAAAGACGCCTTTTAGGGATGGGTTACTTAGGCATGTTGCTGAAGATGTTGTACAGTTGGCAAAG GATGGTTTGGAGAGGAGAGGCTTCAAGGAATCAGGTTTCCTGAATGAAGTGACTGAAGTAGTTAGAACAG GTGTCACACCAGCTGAGAAGCTTTTGGAGTTGTATAACGGGAAATGGGGACAGTCTGTAGATCCTGTTTTTGAGGAGCTACTCTACTGA
- the LOC132175647 gene encoding tubulin beta chain-like produces the protein MREILHVQAGQCGNQIGSKFWEVMCEEHGIDATGSYVGDSHLQLERVNVYYNEASGGRYVPRAVLMDLEPGTMDSLRTGPYGKLFRPDNFVFGQNGAGNNWAKGHYTEGAELIDSVLDVVRKETENCDCLQGFQICHSLGGGTGSGMGTLLISKIREEYPDRMMLTFSVFPSPKVSDTVVEPYNATLSVHQLVENADECMVLDNEALYDICFRTLKLTNPSFGDLNHLISTTMSGVTCCLRFPGQLNSDLRKLAVNLIPFPRLHFFMVGFAPLTSRGSQQYRALTIPELTQQMWDSKNMMCAADPRHGRYLTASAMFRGKMSTKEVDEQMINVQNKNSSYFVEWIPHNVKSSVCDIPPTGLTMSSTFMGNSTSIQEMFRRVSEQFTVMFRRKAFLHWYTGEGMDEMEFTEAESNMNDLVSEYQQYQEAAAEGEEGEEEEVEN, from the exons atgagagaaattctCCATGTTCAAGCCGGGCAATGTGGGAACCAAATTGGTAGCAAGTTCTGGGAGGTTATGTGTGAGGAACATGGCATTGATGCCACAGGAAGTTATGTTGGAGATTCTCACCTTCAACTGGAGAGGGTGAATGTTTACTACAATGAAGCCAGTGGTGGGCGCTATGTCCCCAGAGCAGTGTTGATGGACCTTGAGCCTGGCACCATGGACAGCCTGCGTACAGGTCCTTATGGGAAACTGTTTAGACCAGACAACTTTGTTTTTGGTCAAAATGGTGCTGGAAACAATTGGGCTAAGGGCCATTACACTGAGGGAGCTGAACTCATCGACTCTGTTCTTGATGTTGTTCGTAAAGAGACTGAGAATTGTGATTGCTTACAAG GGTTCCAGATTTGCCATTCCCTGGGGGGTGGAACAGGGTCTGGGATGGGGACactgctgatatcaaagatcaGGGAAGAATATCCCGATAGGATGATGTTGACTTTCTCAGTGTTCCCCTCTCCAAAGGTCTCTGATACTGTGGTTGAGCCCTACAATGCTACCCTCTCTGTGCACCAGCTAGTTGAAAATGCAGATGAGTGCATGGTCCTTGACAATGAAGCCCTCTATGATATTTGTTTCAGAACCCTCAAGCTCACAAATCCAAGCT TTGGTGATCTCAACCATTTGATCTCAACAACCATGAGTGGAGTAACATGTTGCCTTCGTTTCCCTGGCCAACTAAACTCTGATCTCCGCAAACTAGCCGTCAATCTGATCCCCTTCCCACGCCTGCACTTCTTCATGGTTGGTTTTGCACCCTTAACTTCTCGTGGCTCACAGCAATACAGAGCACTCACCATCCCTGAGCTCACTCAGCAAATGTGGGACTCCAAAAACATGATGTGCGCCGCTGATCCACGCCACGGAAGGTACCTAACGGCCTCTGCTATGTTCCGTGGCAAAATGAGCACCAAGGAAGTTGATGAACAAATGATAAATGTACAAAACAAGAACTCTTCCTACTTTGTTGAGTGGATACCTCATAACGTTAAATCAAGTGTTTGTGACATTCCACCAACTGGGTTAACCATGTCTTCCACATTCATGGGGAATTCGACGTCGATTCAAGAAATGTTTAGGCGTGTTTCGGAGCAATTCACAGTCATGTTTAGGCGAAAGGCATTTTTGCATTGGTATACCGGGGAAGGGATGGATGAGATGGAGTTTACAGAGGCCGAAAGTAACATGAATGATTTGGTTTCCGAGTATCAGCAATACCAAGAGGCTGCTGCagagggggaggagggggaggaggaggaggtggagaaTTAA
- the LOC132175646 gene encoding serine/threonine-protein kinase BSK7-like has product MGCGCSKLTACCLGSEHNGPVAETPSIENEETNEVGDLPTFREYTVDQLRQATSGFAVENIVSEHGEKAPNVVYKGKLENQVRIAVKRFNRSAWPDARQFLEEARAVGQLRSLRLVNLLGCCCEADERLLVAEYMPNDTLAKHLFHWETQPMKWAMRLRVALHLAQALEYCTSKGRALYHDLNAYRVVFDDDGNPRLSCFGLMKNSRDGKSYSTNLAFTPPEYLRTGRVTPESVMYSFGTLLLDLLSGKHIPPSHALDLIRDRNLQMLTDSCLEGQFSNDEGTELVRLASRCLQYEPRERPNPRSLVASLIPLQKENEVPSHVLMGIPHGDVTLPLSPLGEACLRMDLTAIHEILEKLGYKDDEGAATELSFQMWTNQMQETLNSKKKGDVAFRHKDLRAAIECYTQFIDVGTMVSPTVFARRSLCYLMSDMPQEALNDAAHAQVISPIWHIASYLQAAALFVMGKENEAQVAINEGSVLENKKKANA; this is encoded by the exons ATGGGCTGTGGGTGTTCCAAGCTGACGGCGTGTTGTTTGGGTTCGGAACATAACGGACCTGTTGCTGAGACCCCCAGCATTG AAAATGAGGAGACGAATGAAGTTGGTGATTTGCCCACATTTCGTGAATACACAGTTGATCAACTTAGACAGGCTACATCTGGGTTTGCGGTGGAGAATATAGTTTCTGAACATGGGGAAAAGGCTCCAAATGTGGTCTACAAAGGGAAGCTTGAAAATCAAGTGCGGATTGCGGTCAAACGATTCAATAGATCAGCTTGGCCTGATGCCCGGCAatttttg GAAGAAGCCAGAGCTGTTGGTCAGCTCCGGAGCCTTAGACTGGTAAATTTACTTGGTTGTTGCTGTGAAGCTGATGAGAGGTTACTTGTTGCAGAATACATGCCCAATGATACATTAGCAAAGCACTTATTTCATT GGGAAACACAACCTATGAAATGGGCAATGCGATTAAGGGTTGCTTTGCATCTTGCACAAGCTCTGGAATATTGTACTAGCAAAGGACGTGCTCTTTATCATGATCTGAATGCTTATAGAGTTGTCTTCGACGAT GATGGAAACCCGAGACTTTCATGCTTTGGTTTGATGAAAAACAGTAGAGATGGGAAAAGCTACAGCACAAACCTGGCATTTACTCCTCCCGAGTATTTGAGGACAG GAAGAGTTACACCTGAAAGTGTAATGTATAGTTTTGGCACTCTTTTGCTTGATCTTCTCAGTGGAAAACATATACCTCCAAGTCAT GCACTTGACCTAATACGGGACAGGAATCTTCAAATGCTTACTGATTCTTGTTTGGAAGGCCAGTTCTCAAATGATGAGGGGACTGAATTAGTACGTTTAGCTTCGCGATGTTTACAGTATGAGCCCCGAGAGCGTCCAAATCCAAGGTCTTTAGTTGCTTCTTTGATTCCTCTTCAGAAGGAAAATGAG GTTCCATCGCATGTATTGATGGGTATACCACATGGTGATGTAACTTTACCTCTATCACCTCTTGGTGAAGCTTGCCTAAGAATGGATTTGACTGCTATACACGAGATCTTAGAAAAGCTTGGGTATAAGGACGATGAGGGTGCAGCAACTGAG CTATCATTCCAAATGTGGACCAACCAGATGCAGGAAACATTGAACTCAAAGAAAAAGGGTGATGTTGCTTTCCGGCATAAAGATCTCAGAGCTGCAATTGAATGCTACACCCAG TTCATTGATGTTGGAACCATGGTTTCCCCAACGGTTTTTGCACGCCGTAGTCTATGTTACCTCATGAGCGATATGCCACAGGAAGCTCTTAATGATGCGGCGCATGCCCAAGTAATATCCCCTATCTGGCATATTGCTTCCTATTTACAAGCTGCTGCTCTTTTTGTAATGGGAAAGGAGAATGAAGCTCAAGTAGCGATCAATGAGGGTTCTGTccttgaaaataaaaagaaagcaaatgCTTGA